The following are encoded together in the Magnetococcales bacterium genome:
- the tadA gene encoding Flp pilus assembly complex ATPase component TadA: protein MAEGAQKKPLGELLKDKQLITQDHIELALQDQKITKERVGEILERLGFVSQYDVATTIAEQEKREYVDVDRVIPNEDTLRLFNQNLCELHHFLPLSHAGGEIQIISANDDVGQLEKLVSRHTGLRPRFRQGEKNKIRNAAQYYYYFLENPVEKLLQKELQLLAADVDDVRALDPLINHLFQLAVKLRASDIHIRPMDRSINVAFRVDGVMRSMFAMPTSMKRLISTLKMRADMDIAEQRLPQDGSFSETILSSRYDFRVSTTVCPFGENMVMRLLPMRSDFMSMSQLGFEAEDVLLLRKIFNEPFGIVLLTGPTGSGKTTTLYAAVRALNLTEKNVLTVENPIEYRIPLVRQTQINVKAGYTFASAIRHFLRHDPDVILVGEVRDKETAETAISASETGHMVLSTLHTNTAFGALPRLRSLGIPSFMVADSLVGVVSQRLVRRICTTCREEYKPTQEELDYVGDPTIKVLYRGKGCPTCFGTGFLGRTLVYEILRIDKNLSTQIARDDHLDDMVASAKEAGFIDIMDNARAKLKRGDISVSEVIRVLGY, encoded by the coding sequence GGATAAGCAGCTCATTACGCAGGACCATATCGAGTTGGCGCTTCAGGATCAAAAAATCACCAAGGAGAGGGTTGGTGAGATCTTGGAGAGGCTCGGGTTTGTTTCCCAGTACGATGTGGCCACGACCATCGCCGAACAGGAAAAGCGGGAGTATGTGGATGTGGATCGGGTGATTCCCAACGAGGACACCCTGCGTCTTTTCAATCAAAATCTATGTGAGTTGCACCATTTTCTCCCACTGAGCCATGCCGGGGGCGAGATTCAGATCATATCGGCCAATGATGACGTGGGACAATTGGAGAAGTTGGTCAGTCGGCACACAGGTTTGCGCCCCCGGTTTCGTCAGGGCGAAAAAAATAAAATCCGCAATGCTGCTCAGTATTACTACTATTTTCTGGAAAATCCGGTCGAAAAATTGTTGCAGAAGGAGCTCCAGTTGCTGGCGGCTGACGTTGATGATGTCCGGGCGTTGGATCCCCTCATCAACCATCTGTTTCAACTGGCCGTCAAGCTGCGGGCCTCGGATATTCATATTCGCCCCATGGACCGGAGCATCAATGTCGCTTTCCGGGTCGATGGTGTGATGCGTTCCATGTTTGCCATGCCCACCAGCATGAAGCGATTGATTTCGACGCTCAAGATGCGCGCCGATATGGACATTGCAGAACAACGTCTTCCCCAGGATGGGAGCTTTTCCGAGACGATTCTGAGCAGCCGTTACGATTTTCGTGTATCCACGACGGTTTGCCCGTTTGGCGAAAACATGGTTATGCGTCTGCTGCCCATGCGCAGCGACTTCATGAGCATGTCGCAGTTGGGTTTCGAGGCGGAGGATGTGCTCCTTTTGCGGAAGATTTTCAACGAGCCGTTCGGTATTGTCCTGTTGACCGGCCCTACCGGTTCTGGCAAAACCACGACCCTTTATGCTGCGGTCCGGGCCTTGAACTTGACCGAAAAGAACGTGCTCACGGTCGAAAACCCGATCGAGTATCGGATTCCGCTGGTGCGGCAGACCCAGATCAATGTCAAGGCGGGTTATACTTTCGCTTCGGCCATTCGCCATTTTCTCCGGCATGACCCGGATGTCATTCTGGTCGGTGAAGTCCGCGACAAAGAGACTGCCGAGACGGCCATTTCAGCGTCGGAAACCGGTCATATGGTGCTCTCCACGCTGCACACCAACACCGCTTTTGGTGCCTTGCCACGCTTGCGTTCTCTGGGGATTCCCTCCTTCATGGTGGCCGACTCCCTGGTGGGTGTGGTGAGTCAGCGGCTGGTGCGGCGTATTTGCACCACCTGCCGCGAAGAGTACAAACCCACCCAGGAGGAGTTGGATTATGTAGGGGATCCGACCATCAAGGTGTTGTATCGTGGCAAGGGGTGTCCGACCTGTTTCGGTACCGGGTTTCTCGGGCGGACGCTGGTTTATGAAATACTCCGAATCGACAAGAATCTTTCGACGCAGATTGCCCGGGATGACCACCTGGACGACATGGTTGCCTCGGCAAAGGAGGCTGGTTTCATAGACATCATGGATAATGCCCGGGCCAAGCTGAAACGGGG